A single region of the Gammaproteobacteria bacterium genome encodes:
- a CDS encoding divalent-cation tolerance protein CutA, producing the protein MSTGISIVYISCPAPAAQTLANTLVESNLAACVTLLPGARSVYRWQGKVHNDEETLLLAKTRTERVGALCERVVADHPYEVPEVIAVELAQGHAPYLDWVASETDAD; encoded by the coding sequence ATGTCCACGGGCATCAGCATCGTCTACATCAGCTGTCCCGCCCCGGCGGCGCAGACGCTGGCCAATACACTCGTCGAATCGAATCTGGCCGCGTGCGTTACGCTGCTGCCGGGCGCGCGGTCCGTCTATCGCTGGCAAGGCAAGGTGCACAACGACGAAGAGACGCTGCTGCTGGCCAAGACACGTACCGAGCGAGTCGGCGCGCTGTGTGAGCGAGTGGTCGCGGATCATCCCTATGAGGTTCCCGAGGTCATTGCCGTCGAGCTCGCGCAGGGTCACGCGCCGTATCTCGACTGGGTGGCTTCGGAAACCGACGCCGACTAA
- a CDS encoding TlpA family protein disulfide reductase, with product MRASTALRLPVLCLLAAGIGFFAYRGLAPAPSPQAPVLHFTGLDGKPRQLSEWRGRPVLINFWATWCAPCLKEIPMLIQAQTELADTGLMILGPAVDEAEPVRHFHAERNLNYPVFVGADQAIVAMDALGDTRGALPLSVFISPDGKIVARHSGVLSREQLESWLERYW from the coding sequence ATGCGAGCCTCCACCGCCCTCCGATTGCCCGTGCTCTGTCTGCTCGCCGCAGGCATCGGCTTCTTCGCCTATCGCGGCCTGGCCCCGGCGCCGTCGCCACAGGCGCCGGTGTTGCACTTCACCGGTCTCGACGGCAAACCACGACAATTGTCCGAATGGCGTGGGCGCCCGGTGCTCATCAATTTCTGGGCCACCTGGTGTGCGCCGTGCCTGAAGGAAATTCCGATGCTGATCCAGGCACAGACCGAACTCGCGGATACCGGACTGATGATCCTCGGGCCCGCGGTGGACGAAGCCGAACCGGTGCGCCACTTTCATGCAGAGCGTAACTTGAATTACCCTGTATTCGTGGGTGCCGACCAAGCCATCGTGGCGATGGACGCTCTGGGCGATACACGCGGCGCTCTTCCCTTGTCGGTGTTCATTTCGCCCGATGGAAAAATCGTCGCCCGGCACTCCGGAGTACTCAGCCGCGAGCAGTTGGAGAGCTGGCTGGAACGCTATTGGTAA